One Rattus rattus isolate New Zealand chromosome 12, Rrattus_CSIRO_v1, whole genome shotgun sequence genomic window carries:
- the Sorbs3 gene encoding vinexin isoform X2, giving the protein MARIPGVGRSSTSSLDNKEDSESDVALLSPKDPDRVHTKEQLAHPVSSNLDPSMQGLPAGLSLDDFIPGHLRAHIGASSRGTRVPVIRNGGSNTLNFQFHDPAPRTVCNGCPPPRRDGSQHPDPAWYQTWPGPGSRPSVSPKQPAPQNAQNWSATWTKDSKRRDKRWVKYEGIGPVDESGMPIAPRSSVDSPRDWYRRMFQQIHRKMPDLQLDWTLEDPPKVVSSRASSADPRHPGPQQRPASRPGTTGTSSGNWNHSEETSRNTLNYNLGPSSGLHSSNQVPRHREKVENVWTEDSWNQFLHELETGHKPKKSLVDDPVEKPAQPIEVLLERELAKLSAELDKDLRAIETRLPSPKNSQAPRRPLEQPGPEQQPSARLSSAWRPNSPHAPYFGSSRPLSPHRMADGGGSPFLGRRDFVYPSSAREPSASERGSSPARKEEKKRKAARLKFDFQAQSPKELTLQKGDIVYIHKEVDKNWLEGEHHGRLGIFPANYVEVLPADEIPKPIKPPTYQVLEYGDAVAQYTFKGDLDVELSFRKGERICLIRKVNEHWYEGRITGTGRQGIFPASYVQINREPRLRLCDDSPQLPASPHLTTTAHLGSHSQPSSIPVDPTDWGGRTSPRRSAFPFPITLQEPRSQPQSLSTPGPTLSHPRGTSHPTNLGSSSLNTTEIHWTPYRAMYQYRPQNEDELELREGDRVDVMQQCDDGWFVGVSRRTQKFGTFPGNYVAPV; this is encoded by the exons ATGGCCAGGATTCCCGGAGTGGGAAGATCTTCAACTTCGTCTTTGGACAACAAAGAAGACAGTGAAAGTGATGTGGCCCTTCTTAGTCCCAAGGACCCTGACAG AGTACACACGAAGGAGCAGCTGGCACATCCTGTGTCCTCCAACCTTGACCCAAGCATGCAAGGCCTCCCTGCTGGGCTCAGCCTGGATGATTTCATCCCTGGCCACCTCCGGGCCCATATAGGTGCATCTTCCCGGGGGACAAGG GTGCCTGTGATCCGGAATGGTGGCTCCAACACCCTTAATTTCCAGTTTCATGACCCTGCACCCAGGACTGTGTGCAACGGCTGTCCCCCGCCCAGGAGAgatggttcccagcatccag ACCCAGCATGGTATCAGACCTGGCCAGGCCCTGGGAGTCGGCCCTCTGTGAGCCCTAAGCAGCCTGCCCCCCAGAATGCCCAGAACTGGTCAGCCACATGGACCAAGGACAGCAAGCGGCGGGACAAGCGCTGGGTGAAGTACGAGGGAATCGGGCCCGTGGATGAGAGCGGCATGCCCATTGCCCCCCGATCT AGTGTCGACAGCCCCAGAGACTGGTATCGGAGAATGTTCCAGCAAATTCACCGGAAAATGCCAG ACCTGCAGCTGGACTGGACCTTGGAAGACCCACCCAAAG TGGTTTCCTCACGTGCCTCTTCTGCAGACCCCAGGCATCCAGGGCCCCAGCAAAGACCTGCCTCCAGGCCTGGCACAACTGGGACTTCGAGCGG AAACTGGAACCACTCTGAAGAGACATCTAGAAATACCTTGAACTATAATCTTGGACCATCCTCAGGGCTTCATTCCTCAAATCAG GTGCCTAGACATCGAGAGAAAGTAGAGAATGTCTGGACAGAAGACTCCTGGAACCAGTTTCTGCACGAACTAGAAACTGGGCATAAG CCCAAGAAATCACTGGTGGATGACCCTGTTGAGAAACCTGCACAGCCCATTGAG GTCCTGCTAGAGAGAGAACTGGCCAAGCTGAGCGCAGAGCTGGACAAGGACCTGCGGGCCATTGAGACCCGCCTGCCATCCCCCAAG AACTCTCAGGCTCCACGACGGCCCCTTGAGCAGCCCGGCCCGGAGCAGCAGCCCTCCGCCCG ACTGTCCTCAGCCTGGAGGCCCAACTCACCGCATGCACCTTACTTCGGTTCCTCCCGACCCCTGAGCCCCCACAGAATGGCAGATGGAGGAGGAAGCCCCTTTCTGGGACGTAGAGATTTTGTCTACCCTTCCTCAGCCCGAG AGCCTAGTGCCTCTGAAAGGGGTAGCAGCCCTgcgaggaaggaggagaagaag aggAAGGCTGCCCGGCTCAAGTTTGACTTCCAGGCGCAGTCCCCCAA GGAGCTGACTCTGCAGAAGGGTGACATTGTCTATATCCATAAAGAAGTGGACAAGAACTGGTTGGAGGGGGAACACCATGGCCGGCTGGGCATCTTCCCAGCTAATTATGTGGAG GTTCTGCCTGCAGATGAGATTCCCAAGCCCATCAAGCCGCCCACATACCAGGTGCTGGAATATGGCGATGCTGTAGCCCAGTATACCTTCAAGGGAGACCTGGATGTGGAGCTGTCCTTCCGAAAG GGGGAACGAATCTGCCTGATCCGCAAAGTGAATGAACATTGGTACGAGGGGCGCATCACGGGCACGGGACGCCAAGGCATCTTCCCTGCCAGCTACGTGCAGATAAACCGGGAGCCCCGGCTCAGGCTCTGCGACGATAGTCCCCAGCTCCCTGCATCACCTCACCTGACAACCACTGCTCATCTAGGCAGCCACTCCCAACCCTCCTCAATACCTGTGGACCCCACTGACTGGGGAGGTCGGACCTCCCCTCGAcgctctgccttccccttccccatcaccCTTCAGGAGCCCAGATCCCAACCCCAG AGTCTCAGTACCCCTGGACCAACCCTGTCCCATCCACGAGGCACCAGCCATCCCACAAACCTGGGGTCCTCCTCCCTAAACACCACAGAGATACACTGGACTCC GTACCGGGCCATGTACCAGTACAGACCCCAGAATGAGGATGAGCTGGAACTTCGTGAGGGAGACCGTGTGGATGTCATGCAGCAGTGTGATGATGGCTGGTTTGTGG
- the Sorbs3 gene encoding vinexin isoform X1 — translation MARIPGVGRSSTSSLDNKEDSESDVALLSPKDPDRVHTKEQLAHPVSSNLDPSMQGLPAGLSLDDFIPGHLRAHIGASSRGTRVPVIRNGGSNTLNFQFHDPAPRTVCNGCPPPRRDGSQHPDPAWYQTWPGPGSRPSVSPKQPAPQNAQNWSATWTKDSKRRDKRWVKYEGIGPVDESGMPIAPRSSVDSPRDWYRRMFQQIHRKMPDLQLDWTLEDPPKVVSSRASSADPRHPGPQQRPASRPGTTGTSSGRNWNHSEETSRNTLNYNLGPSSGLHSSNQVPRHREKVENVWTEDSWNQFLHELETGHKPKKSLVDDPVEKPAQPIEVLLERELAKLSAELDKDLRAIETRLPSPKNSQAPRRPLEQPGPEQQPSARLSSAWRPNSPHAPYFGSSRPLSPHRMADGGGSPFLGRRDFVYPSSAREPSASERGSSPARKEEKKRKAARLKFDFQAQSPKELTLQKGDIVYIHKEVDKNWLEGEHHGRLGIFPANYVEVLPADEIPKPIKPPTYQVLEYGDAVAQYTFKGDLDVELSFRKGERICLIRKVNEHWYEGRITGTGRQGIFPASYVQINREPRLRLCDDSPQLPASPHLTTTAHLGSHSQPSSIPVDPTDWGGRTSPRRSAFPFPITLQEPRSQPQSLSTPGPTLSHPRGTSHPTNLGSSSLNTTEIHWTPYRAMYQYRPQNEDELELREGDRVDVMQQCDDGWFVGVSRRTQKFGTFPGNYVAPV, via the exons ATGGCCAGGATTCCCGGAGTGGGAAGATCTTCAACTTCGTCTTTGGACAACAAAGAAGACAGTGAAAGTGATGTGGCCCTTCTTAGTCCCAAGGACCCTGACAG AGTACACACGAAGGAGCAGCTGGCACATCCTGTGTCCTCCAACCTTGACCCAAGCATGCAAGGCCTCCCTGCTGGGCTCAGCCTGGATGATTTCATCCCTGGCCACCTCCGGGCCCATATAGGTGCATCTTCCCGGGGGACAAGG GTGCCTGTGATCCGGAATGGTGGCTCCAACACCCTTAATTTCCAGTTTCATGACCCTGCACCCAGGACTGTGTGCAACGGCTGTCCCCCGCCCAGGAGAgatggttcccagcatccag ACCCAGCATGGTATCAGACCTGGCCAGGCCCTGGGAGTCGGCCCTCTGTGAGCCCTAAGCAGCCTGCCCCCCAGAATGCCCAGAACTGGTCAGCCACATGGACCAAGGACAGCAAGCGGCGGGACAAGCGCTGGGTGAAGTACGAGGGAATCGGGCCCGTGGATGAGAGCGGCATGCCCATTGCCCCCCGATCT AGTGTCGACAGCCCCAGAGACTGGTATCGGAGAATGTTCCAGCAAATTCACCGGAAAATGCCAG ACCTGCAGCTGGACTGGACCTTGGAAGACCCACCCAAAG TGGTTTCCTCACGTGCCTCTTCTGCAGACCCCAGGCATCCAGGGCCCCAGCAAAGACCTGCCTCCAGGCCTGGCACAACTGGGACTTCGAGCGG aagAAACTGGAACCACTCTGAAGAGACATCTAGAAATACCTTGAACTATAATCTTGGACCATCCTCAGGGCTTCATTCCTCAAATCAG GTGCCTAGACATCGAGAGAAAGTAGAGAATGTCTGGACAGAAGACTCCTGGAACCAGTTTCTGCACGAACTAGAAACTGGGCATAAG CCCAAGAAATCACTGGTGGATGACCCTGTTGAGAAACCTGCACAGCCCATTGAG GTCCTGCTAGAGAGAGAACTGGCCAAGCTGAGCGCAGAGCTGGACAAGGACCTGCGGGCCATTGAGACCCGCCTGCCATCCCCCAAG AACTCTCAGGCTCCACGACGGCCCCTTGAGCAGCCCGGCCCGGAGCAGCAGCCCTCCGCCCG ACTGTCCTCAGCCTGGAGGCCCAACTCACCGCATGCACCTTACTTCGGTTCCTCCCGACCCCTGAGCCCCCACAGAATGGCAGATGGAGGAGGAAGCCCCTTTCTGGGACGTAGAGATTTTGTCTACCCTTCCTCAGCCCGAG AGCCTAGTGCCTCTGAAAGGGGTAGCAGCCCTgcgaggaaggaggagaagaag aggAAGGCTGCCCGGCTCAAGTTTGACTTCCAGGCGCAGTCCCCCAA GGAGCTGACTCTGCAGAAGGGTGACATTGTCTATATCCATAAAGAAGTGGACAAGAACTGGTTGGAGGGGGAACACCATGGCCGGCTGGGCATCTTCCCAGCTAATTATGTGGAG GTTCTGCCTGCAGATGAGATTCCCAAGCCCATCAAGCCGCCCACATACCAGGTGCTGGAATATGGCGATGCTGTAGCCCAGTATACCTTCAAGGGAGACCTGGATGTGGAGCTGTCCTTCCGAAAG GGGGAACGAATCTGCCTGATCCGCAAAGTGAATGAACATTGGTACGAGGGGCGCATCACGGGCACGGGACGCCAAGGCATCTTCCCTGCCAGCTACGTGCAGATAAACCGGGAGCCCCGGCTCAGGCTCTGCGACGATAGTCCCCAGCTCCCTGCATCACCTCACCTGACAACCACTGCTCATCTAGGCAGCCACTCCCAACCCTCCTCAATACCTGTGGACCCCACTGACTGGGGAGGTCGGACCTCCCCTCGAcgctctgccttccccttccccatcaccCTTCAGGAGCCCAGATCCCAACCCCAG AGTCTCAGTACCCCTGGACCAACCCTGTCCCATCCACGAGGCACCAGCCATCCCACAAACCTGGGGTCCTCCTCCCTAAACACCACAGAGATACACTGGACTCC GTACCGGGCCATGTACCAGTACAGACCCCAGAATGAGGATGAGCTGGAACTTCGTGAGGGAGACCGTGTGGATGTCATGCAGCAGTGTGATGATGGCTGGTTTGTGG
- the Sorbs3 gene encoding vinexin isoform X3, giving the protein MQGLPAGLSLDDFIPGHLRAHIGASSRGTRVPVIRNGGSNTLNFQFHDPAPRTVCNGCPPPRRDGSQHPDPAWYQTWPGPGSRPSVSPKQPAPQNAQNWSATWTKDSKRRDKRWVKYEGIGPVDESGMPIAPRSSVDSPRDWYRRMFQQIHRKMPDLQLDWTLEDPPKVVSSRASSADPRHPGPQQRPASRPGTTGTSSGRNWNHSEETSRNTLNYNLGPSSGLHSSNQVPRHREKVENVWTEDSWNQFLHELETGHKPKKSLVDDPVEKPAQPIEVLLERELAKLSAELDKDLRAIETRLPSPKNSQAPRRPLEQPGPEQQPSARLSSAWRPNSPHAPYFGSSRPLSPHRMADGGGSPFLGRRDFVYPSSAREPSASERGSSPARKEEKKRKAARLKFDFQAQSPKELTLQKGDIVYIHKEVDKNWLEGEHHGRLGIFPANYVEVLPADEIPKPIKPPTYQVLEYGDAVAQYTFKGDLDVELSFRKGERICLIRKVNEHWYEGRITGTGRQGIFPASYVQINREPRLRLCDDSPQLPASPHLTTTAHLGSHSQPSSIPVDPTDWGGRTSPRRSAFPFPITLQEPRSQPQSLSTPGPTLSHPRGTSHPTNLGSSSLNTTEIHWTPYRAMYQYRPQNEDELELREGDRVDVMQQCDDGWFVGVSRRTQKFGTFPGNYVAPV; this is encoded by the exons ATGCAAGGCCTCCCTGCTGGGCTCAGCCTGGATGATTTCATCCCTGGCCACCTCCGGGCCCATATAGGTGCATCTTCCCGGGGGACAAGG GTGCCTGTGATCCGGAATGGTGGCTCCAACACCCTTAATTTCCAGTTTCATGACCCTGCACCCAGGACTGTGTGCAACGGCTGTCCCCCGCCCAGGAGAgatggttcccagcatccag ACCCAGCATGGTATCAGACCTGGCCAGGCCCTGGGAGTCGGCCCTCTGTGAGCCCTAAGCAGCCTGCCCCCCAGAATGCCCAGAACTGGTCAGCCACATGGACCAAGGACAGCAAGCGGCGGGACAAGCGCTGGGTGAAGTACGAGGGAATCGGGCCCGTGGATGAGAGCGGCATGCCCATTGCCCCCCGATCT AGTGTCGACAGCCCCAGAGACTGGTATCGGAGAATGTTCCAGCAAATTCACCGGAAAATGCCAG ACCTGCAGCTGGACTGGACCTTGGAAGACCCACCCAAAG TGGTTTCCTCACGTGCCTCTTCTGCAGACCCCAGGCATCCAGGGCCCCAGCAAAGACCTGCCTCCAGGCCTGGCACAACTGGGACTTCGAGCGG aagAAACTGGAACCACTCTGAAGAGACATCTAGAAATACCTTGAACTATAATCTTGGACCATCCTCAGGGCTTCATTCCTCAAATCAG GTGCCTAGACATCGAGAGAAAGTAGAGAATGTCTGGACAGAAGACTCCTGGAACCAGTTTCTGCACGAACTAGAAACTGGGCATAAG CCCAAGAAATCACTGGTGGATGACCCTGTTGAGAAACCTGCACAGCCCATTGAG GTCCTGCTAGAGAGAGAACTGGCCAAGCTGAGCGCAGAGCTGGACAAGGACCTGCGGGCCATTGAGACCCGCCTGCCATCCCCCAAG AACTCTCAGGCTCCACGACGGCCCCTTGAGCAGCCCGGCCCGGAGCAGCAGCCCTCCGCCCG ACTGTCCTCAGCCTGGAGGCCCAACTCACCGCATGCACCTTACTTCGGTTCCTCCCGACCCCTGAGCCCCCACAGAATGGCAGATGGAGGAGGAAGCCCCTTTCTGGGACGTAGAGATTTTGTCTACCCTTCCTCAGCCCGAG AGCCTAGTGCCTCTGAAAGGGGTAGCAGCCCTgcgaggaaggaggagaagaag aggAAGGCTGCCCGGCTCAAGTTTGACTTCCAGGCGCAGTCCCCCAA GGAGCTGACTCTGCAGAAGGGTGACATTGTCTATATCCATAAAGAAGTGGACAAGAACTGGTTGGAGGGGGAACACCATGGCCGGCTGGGCATCTTCCCAGCTAATTATGTGGAG GTTCTGCCTGCAGATGAGATTCCCAAGCCCATCAAGCCGCCCACATACCAGGTGCTGGAATATGGCGATGCTGTAGCCCAGTATACCTTCAAGGGAGACCTGGATGTGGAGCTGTCCTTCCGAAAG GGGGAACGAATCTGCCTGATCCGCAAAGTGAATGAACATTGGTACGAGGGGCGCATCACGGGCACGGGACGCCAAGGCATCTTCCCTGCCAGCTACGTGCAGATAAACCGGGAGCCCCGGCTCAGGCTCTGCGACGATAGTCCCCAGCTCCCTGCATCACCTCACCTGACAACCACTGCTCATCTAGGCAGCCACTCCCAACCCTCCTCAATACCTGTGGACCCCACTGACTGGGGAGGTCGGACCTCCCCTCGAcgctctgccttccccttccccatcaccCTTCAGGAGCCCAGATCCCAACCCCAG AGTCTCAGTACCCCTGGACCAACCCTGTCCCATCCACGAGGCACCAGCCATCCCACAAACCTGGGGTCCTCCTCCCTAAACACCACAGAGATACACTGGACTCC GTACCGGGCCATGTACCAGTACAGACCCCAGAATGAGGATGAGCTGGAACTTCGTGAGGGAGACCGTGTGGATGTCATGCAGCAGTGTGATGATGGCTGGTTTGTGG
- the Sorbs3 gene encoding vinexin isoform X4 yields MDQGQQAAGQALGESVDSPRDWYRRMFQQIHRKMPDLQLDWTLEDPPKVVSSRASSADPRHPGPQQRPASRPGTTGTSSGRNWNHSEETSRNTLNYNLGPSSGLHSSNQVPRHREKVENVWTEDSWNQFLHELETGHKPKKSLVDDPVEKPAQPIEVLLERELAKLSAELDKDLRAIETRLPSPKNSQAPRRPLEQPGPEQQPSARLSSAWRPNSPHAPYFGSSRPLSPHRMADGGGSPFLGRRDFVYPSSAREPSASERGSSPARKEEKKRKAARLKFDFQAQSPKELTLQKGDIVYIHKEVDKNWLEGEHHGRLGIFPANYVEVLPADEIPKPIKPPTYQVLEYGDAVAQYTFKGDLDVELSFRKGERICLIRKVNEHWYEGRITGTGRQGIFPASYVQINREPRLRLCDDSPQLPASPHLTTTAHLGSHSQPSSIPVDPTDWGGRTSPRRSAFPFPITLQEPRSQPQSLSTPGPTLSHPRGTSHPTNLGSSSLNTTEIHWTPYRAMYQYRPQNEDELELREGDRVDVMQQCDDGWFVGVSRRTQKFGTFPGNYVAPV; encoded by the exons ATGGACCAAGGACAGCAAGCGGCGGGACAAGCGCTGGGTGAA AGTGTCGACAGCCCCAGAGACTGGTATCGGAGAATGTTCCAGCAAATTCACCGGAAAATGCCAG ACCTGCAGCTGGACTGGACCTTGGAAGACCCACCCAAAG TGGTTTCCTCACGTGCCTCTTCTGCAGACCCCAGGCATCCAGGGCCCCAGCAAAGACCTGCCTCCAGGCCTGGCACAACTGGGACTTCGAGCGG aagAAACTGGAACCACTCTGAAGAGACATCTAGAAATACCTTGAACTATAATCTTGGACCATCCTCAGGGCTTCATTCCTCAAATCAG GTGCCTAGACATCGAGAGAAAGTAGAGAATGTCTGGACAGAAGACTCCTGGAACCAGTTTCTGCACGAACTAGAAACTGGGCATAAG CCCAAGAAATCACTGGTGGATGACCCTGTTGAGAAACCTGCACAGCCCATTGAG GTCCTGCTAGAGAGAGAACTGGCCAAGCTGAGCGCAGAGCTGGACAAGGACCTGCGGGCCATTGAGACCCGCCTGCCATCCCCCAAG AACTCTCAGGCTCCACGACGGCCCCTTGAGCAGCCCGGCCCGGAGCAGCAGCCCTCCGCCCG ACTGTCCTCAGCCTGGAGGCCCAACTCACCGCATGCACCTTACTTCGGTTCCTCCCGACCCCTGAGCCCCCACAGAATGGCAGATGGAGGAGGAAGCCCCTTTCTGGGACGTAGAGATTTTGTCTACCCTTCCTCAGCCCGAG AGCCTAGTGCCTCTGAAAGGGGTAGCAGCCCTgcgaggaaggaggagaagaag aggAAGGCTGCCCGGCTCAAGTTTGACTTCCAGGCGCAGTCCCCCAA GGAGCTGACTCTGCAGAAGGGTGACATTGTCTATATCCATAAAGAAGTGGACAAGAACTGGTTGGAGGGGGAACACCATGGCCGGCTGGGCATCTTCCCAGCTAATTATGTGGAG GTTCTGCCTGCAGATGAGATTCCCAAGCCCATCAAGCCGCCCACATACCAGGTGCTGGAATATGGCGATGCTGTAGCCCAGTATACCTTCAAGGGAGACCTGGATGTGGAGCTGTCCTTCCGAAAG GGGGAACGAATCTGCCTGATCCGCAAAGTGAATGAACATTGGTACGAGGGGCGCATCACGGGCACGGGACGCCAAGGCATCTTCCCTGCCAGCTACGTGCAGATAAACCGGGAGCCCCGGCTCAGGCTCTGCGACGATAGTCCCCAGCTCCCTGCATCACCTCACCTGACAACCACTGCTCATCTAGGCAGCCACTCCCAACCCTCCTCAATACCTGTGGACCCCACTGACTGGGGAGGTCGGACCTCCCCTCGAcgctctgccttccccttccccatcaccCTTCAGGAGCCCAGATCCCAACCCCAG AGTCTCAGTACCCCTGGACCAACCCTGTCCCATCCACGAGGCACCAGCCATCCCACAAACCTGGGGTCCTCCTCCCTAAACACCACAGAGATACACTGGACTCC GTACCGGGCCATGTACCAGTACAGACCCCAGAATGAGGATGAGCTGGAACTTCGTGAGGGAGACCGTGTGGATGTCATGCAGCAGTGTGATGATGGCTGGTTTGTGG